The window cctaaatttcccaaccttcagtttcatggagtgaccccctggtcactagtgttgtgagagagggagaaaaacgtttctctgtctaccctctccactccatgcatagttttatacacttcgatcatgtctccccttggtcacctcttttccaagggaaagagccccagatgctgtagccttgcctcataaggaaggtgctccaggcccctgatcatctgggttgccctcttctacaccttctccagtgttataatatccttcttaagatacaatgaccaaagctgtatgctatactccagatgtggccacacagtagatttgtataagggcattataatattaccatttttattttcaatccctttcctattttttcctagcatggaattaatttttttcacagctgccgcgcactgagacaaaacgttcaatgagctgtccaccacaaccccaagatctataggccacctccagcctcaaaggcaggatgcctgagtaccagttgcaggggagtaacagcaggagagacggcacaccctcaattcctgcctgtgggcttctcagaggcatctggtgggccactgcgagaaacaggatgctggactagatgggccttgtggggcctgatccagcagggctgttcttatctctctcctggtcagtcaccaacagctcagatcccatcagtatatatgcgAAGTTGGtgtttgccccaatgtgcatagctttacacttgcttacattgatccacatttgccattttgtcacccactcccttagtttggagagatatttttggagttcttcacaatccattgtggatttcacaaccctaaatagtttagtgtcataatctgaaaatttggccacttcgccacttcctacctacctccattgtgaacactgtccatttattcctactctgtttcctgtccttcaaccagtaaccgatccacacatgaacttgtccccttattctatgactgctaagtttactcaatagcctttggtggggaactttatcaaaagctttttggaagtccaacaTTTGTTGGCAGTCCATGTGGATGGCACCAGAAGTCACAAAGCAGATGAAAGGCGATGACTTCAAGGCGCCATCCAACACTGAGTACCAACCAATATTGTTCTTACTTTTTTACAGGTAGcaatatgaagttgccttatattgaatcagccCATTGGTCTGGCTAGCTCGGTATGATCTATAaaacactgactgccagcagcttccctGGGGTTTTAAACAAGGGTCCTTcccacatccctacctggaactGCCAAAGAATTAAGCTAGACTGATTGCATTTCTCCATCCAGAAGGGGAGACTCTGGATGGATTCTATTTTTCTTAAAGCTTCTAAAGTGGAAGCAGTGGTGAGACCCCTAAACCTAAGAAAGCAGAactacaatataaaaatatgctaaataaataaataaatattaggttTGCATTAGTGATTTCTAGCTGCTAGCAAATAATCTGCCAAGTGGCAGAAGCCCAGTAATACAGGCAGTGTTTGGGCCACTAAAACTTGCCCTGGATCCATTTTGGACCAAGGCAGAGCCGTGTATCTGAATGCTCcttcccaccccaaacccaagaaGCTTCTCTCTGCACACAGAAATACGCATCACAAAGAATGCTGGCTGAACTTTCCCCCCTAACATCCTACTTTTCTGTGTGCAAGGATATTTTTAGATGAGGGAGCATTTAAATGGTGCCATTTAGGAAGAGGTTTGCCACTTGATTAATAAACTAGCCCTTAGGGTATGTGGAATGGGAGGAAGGTGTCACCAGAAGCAAAACAGCTGAGGTTTCCATTGCTCTGCAGCCACTCCCCCAAATTAGTCCAACCAACCACCTCCCTACCCCCATATATAGAGCCTGGACAACCATCAAGGCCCCTTTAAaacacaacagccctgctgggtcaggccaaaggcctatcaggcccaacattctgtttcacccagtggcccaccaggtgccactgggaagcccacaggctagagctgagagggcatgccctctttcctgctgatgCTCCAGTGCCTTAGTGCAAAAAAAAACATAGGGCTACCCCACAACATGGCCTCCCCATACCTGCGCAGAGGCCATGTAAAGCAGCCCAGTGCAGTTCTCATTTGCATGCTAGCTACTGGCCAGGCCGGCTGCAGGGAGGGACTGCAGAACGATGGCCGCTGCTGCCAGCTCTGCAAAGGAGTGCCGCAGCAGGCCAGCTGAGGCCGGAGGTGAGGAGGAGGGCGGCAGGTCCTACTCCCCGCTGCTGCCAACCTGCTAGGATGTTACCGCTTCCACCAGAGGAGTGGAGTCTTAAAACCTTAAGTACTAGGCGGGCCGGCGCCAGGCGGCTCTTCACAGGACTGGCCGATGGTGGCACCGTCCTTGCTGCAGGCTCTGCAATAAAGGCAATTCATTTTGGGGCGCCCCAGCACCGCTTTCTTTTAAAAGTATCTCAGACagaggctctcctccccacagcacaGGTTGAAGTTGAACCGATCTGGATTCAAGATGGGCACATTCCTAGTTGCATCAAAACAGCTGGTTTTGATTCGACCACGAACTCTTCGGACTGCGCACATCTCTGGACAATCCAAACCCCGGGGAAGAAGCGAGGAGCTTGCAAGTCCGCTGCGGGCAGAGGAGGAgccagaaggagggggaggggccgCCCCCcccgtgggaggggggagggagggggcgggctGGGCGCCCGGCTCTGCTCCCTCCTCGTGTGCCTCCAGCGGGCCCCCTCGGAGCCCAGGGAGGGGGCCCTCCGGCGGGGCGGGGCCAGGGAAGCCCCCGCTGCTCCCTGTCGGCCCCTCGGGAGGGCGGCCCGGCAATCCCGCGGCCGTCGGGCATGCGGGCGCCACACGGGGGAGCGCCTGGCCGCGCCCCGCCCCCACCTGGCGGCCGCGCCCCGGGACACGATGCCCCCCCCGCGGCTTTCCCCTCGGCGGGGGGCGGGCGCCATGGAAACCAAGCCCCTCCCTCCCAGCACGCACAAACCCACATCCAGGAGGAAAAGCGGCgagactggcggggggggggggagcggcccCAGCATTTATTGCGCCGAGCCCCGCCAGGGGGCGCTCTCGGCCCGCCCGCTCGGCCAGAGACGCCGCGAGGGGGCCAGAGTCCGTCCAGAGCCCCGCCCTTCTCGGACGACGGTGCTCACGGGCCCCGCCCCTTCTCGTTTCCGCGGCGCTGGTTGGGCCAGGCGTCCTTGGCGCGCGCCGCTTCCTCCTTCAGTTCCCGCAAGAAGTTGTTGCGCAGGCGCAGTCCACGAGTCAGAGCCGCGGCCGTGAGGCGCGCCGCCGCCCGGATGGGCCGCGCCTCGGCCAGACGGTCCAGCAGCCGGTGGTCGTTCAGCATGGCGAGCAGCAGCCGACGCAGGACCATCGTCGCCGTAACAAAGGGGCGGCTGCAGCGCGGCTCCGATCGCACCGTAGGGCCGCGACGCCTCGTGACGCCCGCCTCGTCTCGCAGTTGGCGGAGTAGCAGCGGGTGGGCGTGTCTTGCCCGGGAATGGCCACGTGTTGGCTGTTCCTCGTTGCGAGTGGCTGTGCGGAGACGGGCGCCGCGCGTGCTCAGTGAGTGGCTGCCTAGTTCAAAGAGGCTACTAGACAGGCCCATCCCGTGTGTGCTGGCGGGCTTTCCTGCTGCTTGTTCCCTGTATGCTGTTTTTCCCTGCCGGGGAATTCCTCCTAACTCCGGTCTTATGTGAAAGACTTTTCATTTTGCTTCTCTGTGTTGTGTTTATAAGCAACAAGAAAGTATGCAACAAGTGCAAACGCAACCCCTTGTTGTTGTGAGCTCTGGATGAGTGGAGGGGGGTCACACCGTGGGGCTGGGCTGAGGAGGTGATGCAATCAGCACGGTGTGTTGCTGCGACTCAGGTCAGGTGTGAGACTAGGACTGCAGGATCCAGGGTTCAAGCCCACACTCGTTCATGAAGGTCACTGGTATATCTCTGCCCAACCTACGGCAAagagtggttgtgagaacaaaatGGGGATAAAATCCATCTGCTCCAGCATAAATTTGTTGAAGGAACCTTCAGATATATTCCTGTGCAGCCCACTGCTAATGTTGCAGGTTGGTGGCCTGGCTGAGGTTGAGAGAGAGTGGTTTTGTCATGACAAAATTACAAACATTTGACAGTCTCCCACAATAACCTGGTTCACAAATAGGTAAACTGTGGTGTAGATGCTGATGCTATTGGGCGGATTTACGGCTGGTGGAACAGCCATGTGCAGCGAGGAAGGCTCCTCTGTCCTCCTGGAGGGAGGGATTGAGTGGAGCCCCACAGAGCTCTCTCTGTCTATCCTCCTGTAGTGGCCTGTCTACTGCACTGCACCCCAGTACCAaaggcccccccccacctctcccagggtgcctccccccccctcgcTCCACTCCACTGCCAGCACCGGCCCCTCTGCACCACTCACTGCCTTtccacctgcctcctcctcctcctccttcctctgctaGCCCTTCACACCTGGTGCACATCATCCCAGAGGAGAgagtgccacagggctctatTGAGGGAGTAGCCAGGATGCTGGTTTGGTGCAGGCCATGAAACATCAGATTGCTGTataaaagtgtataaaattatgcatggagtggagagggtagacagagagacatttctctctctctctcaccacactagaaccacggGGTCACCGcattaaactgaaggttgggaaatttaggaccaacaagaggaaatactttttcacacagcgcataattaatctatggaattctttgccatgggatgtggtgatggccaccagcttggatggctttaagagggattaggataacatcatggaggacaagtctatcaatggctactagtctggtggctgtgggccacctccagcctcagacacaGGATGcttctcaatatcagttgcaggggagcaacagcaggagagagggcaggcacatacctcttgcctgtgggctccccagaagcatctggtgggccactgtgcaaaacgggatgctgaactagatgggcttccttgtgcctgttccagcagggctgttcttatgttcttatgttatgtaccTGGAacatggcagtggggtgggggaaagggcaggAATCCTGCAGTGCTTGGAAATGATGAGGATGAGCAGAGCCCTGCCTTTAACAGGTACCTATTCTGACAGAAGCTGTAAGGTCAGAGGCAGAGGGGTGTGCATCTGTGCGCATGTACACAACTGGCTCTGCTTTTGCATGCATTTAAATCTGCAGTGCTGCAGCCTCTGATTCCCATTTGTGtgtgaaggcaggaaggaaggctttCCAAACTGCCTCACTGAGTAATTCCCCACCATAACTCTGTACtctggactggaaagtagcaaatgtaacaccgattttcaataagggatccaggggcgatccgggaaattacaggctggttagcttaatgtctgtgctgggcaaattgatggaaatctttctcaaggataaaattcttAAGCACATGGAAGAACAGACCCTGCCAGGAGAGAACTtatctcactaaccttttggagttctttgagaatgtcaacaggtgtgtgaaaAAAgctgatccggttgacatagtatacctagacttccaaaaagcttttgaaaaaggtCCTCATcgaagactcttgagaaaacctagcagtcatgggataaggggacaggtacatgtgtggattggtaactggttgaaagacaggaaacagggtaggtataaatggagagttttcacaatggaagtaagtaagaagcggggcccctcagggatctgtactgggaccggtgctttttaatttattcataaatgatctagaagtacaTGTAAGGAGtgaggtggccaagtttgcagatgataccaaactcttttgggtagtgaaatccaaaccagattgtgaagaactccaaaaggatctctccaaactgggtgagcgggcgacaaaatggcaaatgcgattcaatgttggcaagtgtgaagtgatgcacattgggacgaaaacccccactTCAAGTACACGCTGATGGgcctgaactgtcggtgactgaccaggagagggaacttgggagtgtggtgaacagctcgttgaaagtgtcggctcaatgtgtggcagctgtgaaaaggccaattccatgctagggatcattaggaaggggattgaaaataaaactgctattattatcatgcccttatacaaaactatggtgcggccacacttggagtactgcatacaattctcgtcaccacatctaaagaaggacattgttgaactggagaaggtacagaagagggcaaccaagatgatcggggcctagagcaccttccttatgaggcaagactacaacacctggggctttttagtttagaaaaaaagacgactgtggggagatatgacagagggctataaaatcatgcatggtgtggagaaagtggatagagataatttttttctccctctcatataacactagaaccagaggtcatctcatgaaactgattgccaagaaatttaggaccagcaaacggaagtactttttcacacaacacataatcaacttgtgtggaattctctgccacaagatgtggtgacagccaacaacctggatggctttaagaggagtttggataacttcgtggaggagaggtctctcagcggttactaatctgagggctatgggccacctccagcctcaggcaggaggcctcttaataccagttgcagggtagtaatagcaggaaagagagcatgccctctgctcttgtctgtgggcttccagcggcatctggtgggccactgtatgaaaaaggatgctggactagatcagggattctcaactctgggtccccagatgttattggacttcaactcccataatccccaaccaaagggcactagggctggggattatgggagctgaagtccaataacatctgggaccccaacgttgagaatccctggactacatgggccttgggcttgatccagctgtGATCTTATGTTCATAGTTTGAAATGGGATCACTTTGGGagtttgtaagctgctttgagaactttggctgaaaagcggtatattttggcaatgtgcaaatcgattcagtcacaaattgatttgtacccaaatctagctgattcaggtgatttggagacagaacgaATCACCACTGTAGTCCATTGGCTGGATTCAAGTCCAAATTGAATCATACCAGATTCAATTCGAATAGATTTGAGATTCGGATTTCTcctgttaatttccccagattcccagctttctttctttttttaaaggctgagctctagcccttgtagaagtggagttatggagcaaatcgtgtggtcactatttttaaagtgtttagattctttggtatataatctttcctcaatgaatccctatgaggattcattacacaccttcatttctcccACTCGCAAGTCAGAGGGGTATTACTCAGTTTAGGTTCTGGGAATTTTTTCAAGCGTTTAGACTCTTTGgggtctaataacctttcctcaaagtgaatccctatgaggatacattacacatcaaagagtctaaacacctcaaaaattcctaaaatataaactgggtACCGAGTGGCTTGCTTGttgtgggggtagttggcacatggactgccactaattccccacccccacccgcaaagcagtggggtcaaaatgaacagaagaaatgaaggtgtgtaatgaaaaaccaaagaatctaaacaccaaAAATTCCTAGAAAATAAACTGAGcaccccagtgtgtggggtgtgtgtgggtgtgtggttgACACAtgtcagttgacagttggcactgcccaatgacagtcaaaataaacagaagaaatgaaggtgtataatgaatcctcatagggattcattatgaggaaatgttattagacaccaaagaatctaaacacttcaatctTCCTAAAAAATAagctgagtaccccactgccttgcaggtgtggggagggtgtagttgtcacatggcagttggcacctGTCCAgtgacagtaaaaatgaacagaagaaatgaaggagtgtaatgaatcctcctagggattccttatgaggaaaagttattagacatcaaagtatccaaacacttgaaaaatagtgaccgcatgttttgctccatacctccacttctacaagggctagaccttagcttttttttttttttttaaataaagttgaGGTGCCTTGTTAGgattaggatagggtgacttcaaatccccattatttcctatggcggaaatatacaaaatcagtaaaaactaaaaaaaataaatcattaaaaatcaaccaagtgccccactgtctTGAAATTTGCGTGgtgggtggcacccatggggacctacccaccacctacATTTGGTGGCCCAGATTGATCCAAATCAAATGCAAATTGAATCTGAGGTGATTCGGGGGTACAGagttggacacaaaacaaatcaggggtgattcaatttgggcacaaatcaaattttttaaaaaatcaattcatgcatatccctattaTATTTgttgtagaagcagcagcagttgttgTTGCGCAAGAAACTGGAAAGTGATGGGGCCAAGCTTTTGATTCGCCTGCCCTCCTGCTTAGGCCTCATCCAGCCTTCACCATGTTGCTGGAGAGGAGAGATGCAGTGGTGGGCCTGGTGCTGCAGAAAAACAGGCTGCAGCCGCAGCTCATTTTCCACACACCTTGCCTGTACTGGCCACTACTGGAGGAGTGGGAGCCTTTCTGGCATGGATAGGAGTGGCATTTGaacatggggagctgctgccttctgctgagccaggccagtggtccacctagcttagttCTGAGTCTGCTGACTGCTGGCAGCCATTCTCCTGGGTTTCAGAgagactctttcccagccccaggAGCTTGCATCTTGCAAAGCTGGTGCTCTCATTTTGAGCTACAGACCCAttgctggtggctgtgggccacagGGCATCTTGTGTGCAGAGCAGTAAAGTACCAGGTCAAAGCTCAGTATGACTTTATTGTTTTTCAGTTGTTGGTGATTGTGTAGTGGATCCAGGCTCCAAAGGCACAAATCTTGGTGTAAAGTCCCAGCTGGTTCTCCTCGCTACAGCTGTTGTTCCAGGACAGCAGTCCCTGCAGAGCGTCTCCACACACCAGTGGGCTGCCTACATCTCCCTAAGAGACAGACAGCAGTCAGCCCTGGGGTTTTTCAGAAGTTTAGGATCAGTCAGCTTCAatatgcagtagggatgtgcacggaactgcccaGCTCTCCCTTCCTGGAGAGCTGAAACTATTCCATCCACCGGCGTTTGGACCGGTTTGGACGGGGCACTGTGAAGGCACTGTGtacctgtcagcccccaccctgacacttccccctccccactggcacTTGCCAGAAAAGCAGGCACACTGGGCTGTGGTGTTCCTGCTTGTAGCCCCAGCTGCATCACCATTCTCATGGCTGGACACACCATGCACCTGTCATTTCAAGCAAACATCCACCGACCCTGCCTTCCCGGGAGTCAGTGCATGGACCGGttgcatgcacatctctagtatgcAGCTTGCTCCTTGAACCCTGAAGTTCTGGGCAAGGAACTTCAAGAGCCCCAACAACCACCTTAAACAGGCTCTGGTGATGTGGGGTTGACTTAAATGCACTTTTACCCTAGATCCCTCCCAGTGCAAATGTTGCGTGTGTTTTCTggaaacaacaataattaaatcCTAAACAATATTTTATGGTAGCTTTTCTAAGGCATCTTGGTGAAAatctaacccccccaccccacccaggggcatagctataattgggcgaacatGTTCAAAGCAGCCGAGCTGTGCCCAATCAAAAGCCACCATTtgcggccctgacatgcccccccacgtctgacgtcagacgcggggggcggtagtttagctcccgagcgggggccgcgcggcccctttgggagctaaacaaaggctggtgctgtgttcgcagtgccagccaggagcggctcttccctgcaaagaaagggaagagttgctcctggctggtgctgcaaacacagcgccagcctaactacctccggaaggggccgcgtggccccttcaggagctagactggtgctgcgttcacaacgcagcccagaagcggctcttccctacagggaagagccgctcctgggctgtgctgcgaacccagcctttgtctaactgccgaaggggccgcgcggccccttcagagcctcaaggctccgtttgggagccagaccacgcctcccGCATCTgtcgtcagatgtggggggcgtggctatcccctgcgtctgacattagatgcaggggcggggctatcggggcgccggccgcacacgggccgccggcgggctagctacgcccctgaccccaCCCCTCTTGGGCCTGACATGGTTTCACTTAGGCTTGTGTCCAGGGGCAGATCCCCCAGGAgacacataagaagagccctgctggatcaggcccaaggaggcccatctagtccagcatcctgtttcacacagtggcccaccagatgcctctggggagcccacaggcaggagttgaaaggggcaggccctccctcctgctgttagtcccctgcaactgggactcagaggcatcctgcctctgaggctggaggtggcctgtagccctccgattagtaggtgttgatagacctcttctccatgaagttctccaaacccctcttaaagccatccaggttgttggctgtcaccacatcttgtggcagagaattccacaagtcgatgatgtgttgtgtgaaaaagtagctccgtttgctggtcctagatttcccagcaatcaatttcatggtattATAATATTGATGCACACATTATAATGCACACTGAGGAAATTTCCTCCAGTTAgtatagcgggggggggggtgctagcAGAAAGTGCCCCTGCCTTGGTCTCCATAACATTAATTTTCTTTGTTGACTCAACCTAGCACGCACTCACTCCCTGCAGTTTTTGCCAGTGGGGGGGTGCAGtctgctcctcctctcccccgccctcgTGACAACCCTGCTGGCTCCACCTCCTTCTCCTTGCCGATCCCGCCCCCATCCCCCCCATTGGTTGGCTGAACCGGGCATGGAGGCAGCAGAGGCGAGCAAGGGGGTGGGGACTGGCTCGCTGGCAGAACAGCAACCAatcaaggaaaggaaagcagaggCAGGGAAGTCCCTGGTCCAATGGTTGtctggctttcccctccttcctgctCCGGGGGTGGGACAGCGTAACTTTTAATTCTTaaaaaaggagggaagagggaaagggggagtggggggtgggagcagaCGCCAGACCAGAGAAAGAGAAGTGGAGAAAGGAGGAAGCTCTCTTAATGTTCCCCTTCAACAGTCAGTCTTACAGCAGAACATCATGTTTTGCGGtccccttttcttcctcccccctgcTCAGCTTTCGTTTGTGCCTTGTGTTtgcgggctggggggggggggggctgtaatcatgggtgacttcaattacccacacacagaatgGGTAAagtcacagtcaggtcatgacaaagaggtcaaatttctagatatgctaaatgactgtgccctataacagttggtcttggaaccgaccagagagaaggcgaccttggtctttattctgagtggcacccaggatgtcagtgtcatcgaccctttagggaacagtgaccatagtgccatcaaattcagcatacatgtggggagagaatcaccaaggaagtctaatacagacattttgaatttcagaagaagaaacctctccaaaatgaagagtatggtgaaaaaatcaggagagtcacttcactccagagtgcatggagtttactcaaaaccacagtactagaagcccagttagattgtatacccaaaaagaagaaaggtaccactaagtccaggaagatgcctgcatggctaacgggtactgtcaaggaagccataaaagggaagaagacttccttccaaaattcgaaggcctgtccaaatgaagagaacaaaagaaacacaaactctggcaaaagaaatgcaaggcaacaataagggaggcgaaaagagagtttgaggaacatttagctaaaagcatcaagtggAATAacgaaaacttctttaaatacatcagaagcaggaaacctgccagggaggcagttggaccattagacaatgagggagtgaaagggattattaaggagaatatggaggttgcagagaagctaaatgagttctttgtgtccgtcttcatggcagaggatactgagcatatacctgttcctgaaccaggcttttagggaattattattattattactactactattattattacatttatatcctgctcttcttccaaggagcccagagcggtgtactacatacttacgtttctctttcacaacaaccctgtgaagtagcttaggctgagagagaagtgactggcccagagtcacccagctagtatcatggctgaatggggatttgaacttgggtctccccagtcctagtccagcactcgaaccactacaccatgctggatggcggctaaagaactgagcca of the Hemicordylus capensis ecotype Gifberg chromosome 3, rHemCap1.1.pri, whole genome shotgun sequence genome contains:
- the NCBP2AS2 gene encoding protein NCBP2AS2, with the protein product MVLRRLLLAMLNDHRLLDRLAEARPIRAAARLTAAALTRGLRLRNNFLRELKEEAARAKDAWPNQRRGNEKGRGP